TACTTAAACAAAGGGACAAAGCAAACAAGTAGAATACTAATAATGAGTAGTAGCAATAATTAAAGCAAACAAACCAACCAACAAAAAACTAATGACCCGAAATAAAGCATGTCCTAataatgaaaatagaataataatGATTCTCATCAAAACTCATTTGCCCTGTCCCTTTTCTGTTCATGTGcttttcaaattttagttaTGGTTTGTGATTTGTCCCCTCACTTAGCCATCATGACTTTGACAAACTCCTCATAGTTGATCTGACCATCACCATCAACATCAGCCTCGCGAATCATCTCGTCAACTTCTTCATCAGTCAGCTTCTCTCCGAGATTTGTCATGACATGACGGAGCTCAGCTGCAGAGATGAAACCATTTTGATCCTTGTCAAACACACGGAAAGCTTCCTTAAGCTCTTCCTCGGAATCAGTATCCTTCATCTTGCGGGCCATCAGGTTAAGGAATTCAGGGAAATCAATGGTACCGTTTCCATCAGCATCAACCTCGTTGATCATGTCCTGCAATTCAGCCTCAGTTGGGTTCTGGCCTAGTGACCTCATTACAGTCCCGAGCTCCTTGGTGGTAATACAACCTGAGCATTTTGAACAACCAGTTAAAACCCATACAAGTGATTCAGCCCCACAAGACATAGACAAATTCTATAAATCATTGAACTTATACTTCGATCAAAATTTTGCTACTGTAGcatagaaaaatttgaaaaaaccgCTATTTTTCGCAATTGACAACATAGTTTTCTTCTAAAACTATCTATGTTCAATCAAAGCAAAAGTTCACGAAAACATCAAAACTTGTGGGAGCCTGACAGGAATGTACACATGACAGTGAGATAAACATAATAGAACATGTTATATCAATAAATTATGCCCTAATATTCATCTCCAATGGTAATCAATAAGATCAGAGAACACAGCATTTAATTGAATACTAAAAATGTAAAAGCAAATGACGTAATAAATAGTTACCATCTAATAGCTATTTCATTCACAAATAGATCTTCCACAAAAAAGTGACCAAAGTGACCAAAATGCACAACAGACATAAAGGGGTAAATCCCACATCGAGTTATTCAAAAATCCAAACATGCAACACTAAGGGCCGGTTGaatgagttttgtttttagtttttaaattctATTTTCTAAATCAACTCTAAAAATCTGTTTTTAATCAGATCAGCACAAACAGGAAAGGAaacaaatttcatataaatgttcataaaaacaaaaactaaactCACAAAGTCAAATGAGAAAGAACCCTACAAACAAACCTAaacaagtttcaatttttatgaaatttttttcaaaaggtaaCATGGGGTATGAACAAAATCAAGAAACATaacacttcaataaaaaaatcagatctaagaaaaaaaaattaaaaagaatctGAGAAATGATACCATCGCCATCCTTCAATAAACAGAATTATAACAAAATTGAGAAACATAATAACACTTCCATAAATGGAATTTTAACAAACCACTGTTTTTACAAGGCCGCATTCTACTAGATCGCGTATCAAAATATTAACGTTGTTCCAAGACAGCATTTTAACAGGCAACTGTTGTTCCAAGACAGCTTGATACAGGATTTGGTATAAAAATGTTGTCAACTATTAGCTATAGTGGCGCTGAATAGCAGTGCCACTGTAGCATAGCAAAATTTGAACGGACACTATTTCCGCAATTGACAGCATAGttttcttctcaaactacacTTTCTATTTTCGATCAAAGCAAAAGTTtctgaaaaatatcaaaactcACAGTCGCATGACAGGAATGTACACATGAAAGAGagataaacataaacataacttaaatattttcatataatacTATTAGCTACATCGGTACTAAAGGCAGTGCTACTGTAGCACGTGTCAATTTGAAAAAGGCGCCATTTTCCGCAATTGAAAACACAGTTTTCTTCTCAAACCATACATTCTATTTTTCGATCAAAACAAaagtttccaaaaaaaacattaaaacttGCAAGAGCCTGACTCGAATGTAACAAATGTTAGCTTATCAATTAATAAAGTATATCCAAATACAGATCAACAATGATAACCAATACGATCGGAGAAACATATCATAATTTAATACTAAAAGTATAAAAGTAAAATGTCATCCCAAATAGGTACACCTAATTGTTATTTCATTATCACATAGATCTTTCACAATCACAGATTCCATATTGAGTTATTCACAATCACAAATCCAAACATGCAACTAAAATTCATCTCCAAAAATCAATCCTTTAAtataaatcaaacaacaaaaacaaatcaaatctCAAGTCACaattaaaaatactcattcctaaaaaatcaaacaaatcatcCACACACAAATACATGACATAACAACATAATAGATCGCATAAAACATTGATCAGATAAGATAAAAACGTGAAACGAaacaaatttcatcaaaaatatgaataaaaacaaaaatcaaaccaaaaagtCAAACAAGAACCCTAAAAACAAATCtaaaaaagtttcaatttttatcaaaattccttcaaaaaggTATCATGGGGTGTGAACAAAATCGAGAAAAACAATAACACTTCAATAAAAATTCAGatctaagaaaaaaataaaaggatctGAGAAAAACGATACCATCGCCATCCTTATCGAATAGGCTGAAAGCTTCCTTGAACTCAGAGATCTGCTCGTCGGTGAGTTGATCGGCCATTGGAGGAAGGAAGATTTGGTTGTgcagagagaaagaagagagaatgatTTGTGTGTGTCTGTGATGTGGAAAATgtaagaagaagagaaaaaggaggATTAAGGTATTTATATACTATAGTCTtattttagttcttttttttctaTGGctattctctttctttctttttgtggAATTTTATATaccttaattaaattttaatcatCTTCTCATTACCTTAATCGCATCTATTTCAGACCATCATACTTAAATGTGTCAATCCCTAAcaccattttttattatagtGATATTGTTTTGTGTGAATCGGTCATCTTTGTACGACGCGTTTTACTTAAACGATTGACATATTTTATGTGAACTAAAACCACTTTTTTCAAACAATCATTATTAATGTGTTAATAACATTCTAGTAACTTTATAATAGCTGCGTATACTAATAATTCGAATCGAGAAAAACTGTAATGGATAACTATATTCGAACCAACAACCTCTTGTCCAAATACGaagtgatattttattttattatatcattTATTGCTCTTTGGTTTTCTATAGGGGTTGATTTTATGACCTAATGATGTAAATTTTTCTAGACTAGTAAAATGCCAATTGTTTATGCTCACTATCAAGAAGAGAATTATGGTCTGGTTTAAAAGTCTTTGTCTCCATTCCATTGATACATGGCCAGCCTTTAAAAAACACTTCACAAGATATTTCATTGTGTCCCGCAAGCAACCAAAATTGGTCGCATCCTTAACAAATATCGTCCAAGCAAATAGTGAAGCGCTTAGAGGATACTAACAATCATATGAAGCTCAAACAAGGACTATGATAAGGGTCTAAGTCACAAAAAGGTTGAACTACAAGACAATCCATCATTCAACGAGGTGCTAGCCATGAACATAAACTATATCCAATACATGGAAAAGGTGAATGTCGCTAAtgcaaaaggaaaaacaaacaaaactaggACATGTAGGAATCACGAGTTCTGACTGTTAATGGGAAAATTCTTAGAGTACAATCCTTTGATTACCTCAACAGAAAACATTTTGTTAGATTATGCAAACTCTAAATTCAAGAAAAAGGGAGTAAAAATCGCAAAACAACTAAAGTAAAAACTTGTTAGTCGTTTCGACCGAACGAATGCCCACAATGCAGAATTAATACTGCATCCAACTCAAAGATGTGACTAAATACCTCACCTAAGGAGGGTAGTTAAAGAAGCCCACGACGAAAGGCAAAACCATTAGGCATAACGATAGTCTTGAAATAAGATACTATCTTGATTAGCACTTGAACCCAATTTAATACCTCCTTGATTctagtttttataatttaatccaaaaattatatgatatacTTTAGTTCCACTGGTGGATCCCGTGTTACCATTGTGAGGAGATTCATAGGAATTGAGAAATTTGTGGACAGGAGTGTACAACTTTTGAACTCAACGAAATAGTTTGATTATGTGTGTTAGAGATGACACCTTTACCGTGTGGGTAATTCATGATGGAATGGAGAAAGAAGGGTTGCCACAAAGGAATAagagagaagaaggagaaaCTAACACAACAAGATCAAAACGAGGGCAAAATATGACTTGAAACATACAAAGGCAAAGAAGACAtagttttccaaaaaaatatctaacgtCATCAACAAATGTATAATTAGGATACAATTAACCATATAAGAGAAGAATCAAGACTATGGAAAGAAACAAGTTTGAATATAAATCTTGGACCAATATCAAAGAATTCTTGGAGCGATCATTAATGTTCGAGGTATATTAccttagataaaaaaataagatttgtttaatatataatataacatgaagagagggagggagagagagctACATGGTTCAACTCacaataaaaagtttaaaaaatgaaaactgtGTTTTGTTATAAAAACTCAAATACAAAAGTACTTTACATACTATATGTCATTACATTAATATACAAGAAAGCCACAAATTTAACAAGTAGAGGAATAATGAGAAAAAAGAGTACCCCATAATTATCGTACATGTATTGAAACCGGGTACGAATCCATGTATTGAAACTGATGTTTGTGTTTTATattgaattcaaaatttaattttaatcatgCATTAGAGAATTGTTCAAATTTGACATGCATATATCAAGGCTTCGATTGGAACCATAACGAcccaaaagataaaacaaatggTCTCATCTAACCCATAATTTCCTATATACGCGTAAATACTTCATCTtatcattattataagtaaaatttcactttttagatttattaaataattgatataattAGTTTATACTGTATATCAAATACACTagttattta
Above is a genomic segment from Medicago truncatula cultivar Jemalong A17 chromosome 5, MtrunA17r5.0-ANR, whole genome shotgun sequence containing:
- the LOC11431828 gene encoding calmodulin — encoded protein: MADQLTDEQISEFKEAFSLFDKDGDGCITTKELGTVMRSLGQNPTEAELQDMINEVDADGNGTIDFPEFLNLMARKMKDTDSEEELKEAFRVFDKDQNGFISAAELRHVMTNLGEKLTDEEVDEMIREADVDGDGQINYEEFVKVMMAK